One region of Hymenobacter sediminicola genomic DNA includes:
- a CDS encoding methyltransferase domain-containing protein has protein sequence MKPDALFDENYWRSRYSTGRTGWDTGSITPPLRDYFDQMGSADARRILIPGAGRAYEAEYLHKLGFSEVHVADLAPEALAALQQQVPGFPAAHLLHQDFFTLPALPPYDLLVEQTFFCALDPHLRAAYAQQCAALLRPGGTLMGLLFETDFGPVAEPPFGGTREEYRAYFEPYFDFKHFDTAYNSLSPRQDRELFICLKRKA, from the coding sequence ATGAAACCCGATGCTTTGTTTGATGAAAACTACTGGCGCAGCCGCTACAGCACTGGCCGTACCGGCTGGGATACTGGCAGCATAACGCCACCTCTGCGCGATTATTTTGATCAGATGGGTTCCGCCGATGCGCGACGTATCCTGATTCCCGGGGCCGGGCGAGCCTATGAAGCTGAATACCTGCACAAATTGGGTTTTTCTGAGGTGCATGTTGCCGACCTAGCTCCTGAGGCGCTGGCTGCCCTACAGCAGCAGGTGCCCGGGTTTCCCGCTGCCCATCTGCTCCACCAGGATTTCTTTACGCTGCCGGCCCTGCCACCTTACGATCTGCTGGTGGAACAGACTTTTTTCTGTGCCCTCGACCCCCACCTTCGTGCTGCCTATGCCCAGCAGTGTGCTGCTCTGTTGCGGCCCGGTGGAACCTTGATGGGGCTTTTGTTCGAAACGGATTTTGGACCCGTAGCGGAGCCACCATTTGGTGGCACACGTGAGGAATACCGTGCCTATTTCGAGCCGTATTTTGATTTCAAGCATTTCGACACGGCTTATAATTCGCTTAGCCCACGCCAAGACAGGGAGTTATTTATCTGTTTGAAGCGGAAAGCGTAA
- the kdsA gene encoding 3-deoxy-8-phosphooctulonate synthase yields MLELLANTLPHFRNTNSGQFFLMAGPCVIEGEDMALRIAEKVRHMTDKLQIPYIFKGSYRKANRSRLDSFTGIGDEKALRILQKVGREMGVPTVTDIHESDEAALAAEYVDVLQIPAFLCRQTDLLIAAAKTGKVVNVKKGQFLNGEAMQFAVDKVRQSGNNNVILTDRGNSFGYSDLVVDFRNLPAMRDFGVPVVMDVTHSLQRPNQSSGVTGGQPALIETIAKAAIAVGADGLFIETHPTPATAKSDGANMLSLDKLEDLLVKLTRVREAVR; encoded by the coding sequence ATGCTCGAACTCCTCGCCAATACCCTGCCTCATTTTCGCAATACCAACTCCGGCCAGTTTTTCCTGATGGCGGGCCCCTGCGTGATTGAAGGCGAAGATATGGCCCTGCGTATCGCCGAAAAGGTGCGCCATATGACCGATAAGCTCCAGATTCCATACATCTTCAAGGGTTCATACCGCAAAGCCAACCGCAGCCGCCTCGATTCTTTCACCGGCATCGGCGACGAAAAGGCACTGCGTATCCTGCAGAAAGTAGGCCGCGAAATGGGGGTTCCTACCGTCACCGATATTCACGAGTCGGACGAGGCGGCGCTGGCGGCTGAATACGTAGACGTGCTGCAGATTCCGGCCTTCCTATGCCGACAGACAGATCTGTTGATTGCGGCGGCCAAAACGGGTAAGGTGGTAAACGTTAAGAAAGGCCAGTTCCTCAACGGCGAGGCTATGCAGTTTGCTGTGGATAAAGTGCGCCAGTCTGGCAACAACAACGTTATCCTGACGGACCGCGGCAATTCCTTTGGTTATTCTGATCTGGTAGTTGACTTCCGCAACCTGCCCGCTATGCGCGACTTCGGCGTACCCGTCGTAATGGATGTGACCCACTCACTACAGCGCCCCAACCAGAGCAGCGGCGTAACAGGTGGCCAGCCGGCCCTTATCGAGACCATTGCCAAAGCCGCTATTGCCGTAGGTGCCGACGGCTTATTCATAGAAACCCACCCGACGCCTGCTACCGCTAAATCAGATGGCGCTAATATGCTTTCTCTTGACAAGTTAGAGGACCTGCTCGTGAAGCTTACTCGGGTACGGGAAGCGGTGCGTTAG
- a CDS encoding O-methyltransferase, whose protein sequence is MLFQALSYVRFLLRSGNAHGLHSPFVFGLYAHVINHDGQFSAFASIEQRRQQLQRSSQTIQVRDFGAGSHTGAGHKRRIQDIARTAAKPPKLAQLLFRLVNHFQPRTVLELGTSLGLTTSYLASADTRSRVLTFEGCPATATVARETFTELDLHNVELIEGNLDETLAPTLAALGVPLDFAFFDGNHRYEPTLRYFELCLAHRTERSVFVLDDIHWSQDMERAWNVIRQHPEVRLTVDLFFVGLVFFRRNQPKQHFRLRFNNALDKVLERTRRLSA, encoded by the coding sequence TTGCTTTTTCAGGCTCTCAGCTACGTTCGGTTTTTGCTTCGTTCGGGGAATGCACACGGCCTGCACTCCCCATTTGTCTTTGGGCTGTACGCGCACGTCATCAACCACGACGGGCAATTTTCGGCCTTTGCAAGCATTGAGCAACGGCGGCAGCAGTTGCAGCGCAGCAGCCAAACCATTCAGGTGCGTGACTTTGGGGCTGGCTCTCATACGGGCGCAGGCCACAAGCGCCGCATTCAGGATATAGCCCGCACCGCTGCCAAGCCCCCAAAACTGGCGCAGCTGCTGTTCCGGCTTGTTAATCATTTCCAGCCGCGCACTGTACTGGAACTGGGTACTTCGCTGGGTCTCACTACCTCCTATCTAGCCTCCGCCGACACACGTAGCCGCGTACTCACGTTTGAGGGCTGCCCCGCCACAGCAACCGTGGCCCGCGAAACTTTCACGGAATTAGATCTGCACAATGTTGAGTTGATTGAGGGCAACCTCGACGAAACACTTGCTCCTACCCTAGCCGCTCTAGGCGTTCCGCTCGACTTTGCCTTCTTCGACGGCAACCACCGCTATGAGCCCACGCTACGCTATTTCGAACTGTGCCTCGCCCACCGCACTGAACGGAGCGTGTTCGTGCTGGACGATATTCATTGGTCCCAGGATATGGAGCGCGCCTGGAACGTTATTCGGCAGCACCCGGAGGTACGCCTGACTGTAGACTTGTTCTTTGTGGGCCTCGTGTTTTTCCGTCGTAACCAGCCCAAGCAGCACTTCCGACTCCGCTTCAACAATGCGCTGGACAAAGTTTTGGAGCGTACCCGCCGCTTATCGGCGTAA